In Halopelagius inordinatus, a single genomic region encodes these proteins:
- the gatE gene encoding Glu-tRNA(Gln) amidotransferase subunit GatE — protein sequence MSEYDYQDLGLVAGLEIHQQLDTATKLFCNCPTEIREPSASTRRFTRFLHPTKSELGELDDAALEESRVDREFEYLAYDTTCLVEADEEPPHRLDDEARDVVLQIASLLDMEAVDQAHVMRKLVIDGSNTSGFQRSALVAQDGEISTSDGPVGVEDLMLEEESAQRVEETDEGVVFSLDRLGIPLVEIGTRPDISSPEQAREAAETIGMLLRSTGTVKRGLGTIRQDVNVSIAEGARVEIKGVQALDQIDEIVRLEVGRQVELLDIRDELRARDASVGETADVTDVFEETESGVVGGAVNSGGKVTAVPLFGFDGLVGREVQPDRRLGTELSDHAKRHGAGGIFHTDELPAYGVTAEEVAALRDAVGAGDDDAVAIVAADAETADLSIEAVAERAETALDGVPEETRGANEDGTTRYLRPLPGAARMYPETDVPPVELDPSEVETPELLTEKVERYRSEFGLGPGLAEQVAYGRRMPLFERAISEGIDATFAAGLLESTMTELRRDDVPVENVTEDHLLDVMRLVEDDELAKEGVNDVLETVAEDPTLTADAAVEEAGLSGVSEDEVRDAVSDVVERNEGQVKEEGMGAFSALMGEAMGALRGRADGEIVSDVLREEIQKRA from the coding sequence ATGAGCGAGTACGACTACCAGGATTTGGGGCTCGTCGCGGGGTTGGAGATACACCAGCAACTCGACACGGCGACGAAACTGTTCTGTAACTGTCCGACCGAGATTCGAGAGCCGTCGGCATCGACGCGCCGGTTCACGCGGTTTCTCCACCCGACGAAGAGCGAACTGGGCGAACTCGACGACGCCGCCCTCGAAGAGAGTCGCGTCGACCGCGAGTTCGAGTATCTCGCCTACGATACGACCTGTCTGGTCGAAGCAGACGAGGAACCGCCCCACCGCCTCGACGACGAGGCGCGCGACGTCGTCCTCCAAATCGCGTCGCTTCTCGACATGGAGGCCGTAGACCAAGCGCACGTGATGCGGAAACTCGTCATCGACGGGTCGAACACCTCCGGGTTCCAGCGGTCGGCGCTCGTCGCCCAAGACGGCGAGATTTCGACGAGCGACGGGCCGGTCGGCGTCGAGGACCTGATGCTCGAAGAGGAGTCCGCCCAGCGAGTCGAAGAGACCGACGAGGGCGTCGTCTTCTCGCTCGACCGCCTCGGCATTCCGCTCGTCGAAATCGGCACCCGACCCGACATCTCCTCGCCCGAACAGGCCCGCGAGGCGGCCGAGACCATCGGGATGTTGCTTCGCTCTACCGGGACGGTAAAGCGCGGACTCGGGACCATCCGACAGGACGTGAACGTCTCCATCGCCGAGGGCGCACGCGTCGAAATCAAAGGCGTACAGGCGTTAGACCAGATAGACGAAATCGTCCGCCTCGAAGTCGGCCGCCAGGTCGAACTCCTCGATATCCGTGACGAACTCAGAGCGCGAGACGCGTCGGTGGGCGAGACGGCGGACGTGACGGACGTCTTCGAAGAGACAGAGAGCGGCGTCGTCGGCGGCGCGGTGAACTCCGGCGGGAAGGTGACGGCGGTCCCCCTGTTCGGCTTCGACGGACTCGTCGGCCGGGAGGTCCAACCCGACCGGCGTCTCGGGACGGAACTGTCCGACCACGCCAAACGTCACGGCGCGGGCGGCATCTTCCACACGGACGAACTCCCGGCGTACGGCGTCACGGCCGAGGAAGTCGCGGCACTGCGAGACGCCGTGGGCGCGGGCGACGACGACGCCGTCGCCATCGTCGCCGCGGATGCGGAGACGGCCGACCTCTCGATAGAGGCCGTCGCGGAACGCGCCGAGACCGCCCTCGACGGCGTCCCCGAGGAGACGCGCGGCGCGAACGAGGACGGCACGACGCGGTATCTCCGCCCGCTTCCCGGCGCGGCGCGGATGTACCCCGAGACGGACGTGCCGCCGGTCGAACTCGACCCCTCGGAGGTGGAGACGCCGGAACTCCTGACCGAGAAGGTCGAACGCTACCGGTCGGAGTTCGGTCTCGGACCGGGACTGGCAGAACAGGTCGCCTACGGCCGCCGGATGCCGTTGTTCGAGCGAGCGATTTCGGAGGGAATCGACGCGACGTTCGCGGCCGGGTTGCTCGAATCCACCATGACCGAACTCCGCCGCGACGACGTCCCCGTCGAGAACGTCACGGAGGACCACTTGCTCGACGTGATGCGTCTCGTCGAGGACGACGAACTCGCAAAGGAGGGCGTAAACGACGTGCTCGAAACCGTCGCGGAGGACCCGACGCTCACCGCGGACGCGGCCGTAGAGGAGGCCGGACTCTCCGGCGTCTCCGAGGACGAGGTTCGCGACGCCGTCTCCGACGTCGTCGAGCGAAACGAAGGGCAGGTGAAAGAAGAGGGGATGGGCGCGTTCTCCGCGCTCATGGGCGAAGCGATGGGTGCGCTCCGCGGCCGGGCCGACGGCGAAATCGTCAGCGACGTGCTCCGCGAGGAGATTCAAAAGCGCGCCTGA
- a CDS encoding HVO_2901 family zinc finger protein, with product MPSLQYQRERGRDMLECRSCGATFPEGRATDDGWHFRCPECEEGKGIGQGLRRL from the coding sequence ATGCCGAGCCTTCAGTATCAGCGAGAGCGGGGCCGAGATATGCTCGAATGTCGAAGCTGCGGCGCCACGTTCCCCGAGGGGCGAGCGACCGACGACGGGTGGCACTTCCGGTGTCCCGAGTGCGAAGAGGGCAAGGGTATCGGACAGGGGCTACGACGGCTCTGA
- a CDS encoding class II fumarate hydratase: MSDDDYRTERDSLGEMEVPADAYWGAQTQRAVENFPISGIAFGRRFVRALGVVKKSAAQANRELGLVEEDVADAVVEAADEVIAGELDDQFPVDVFQTGSGTSSNMNANEVIANRAAEIMGEEVGDRSVHPNDHVNYGQSSNDVIPTAMHVAALEAVVKDLVPALETLRDSLAEKEDEFDGVVKTGRTHLQDATPVRLGQEFGGYRTQVEKGIERAENVQPHLAELALGGTAVGTGLNTHPEFPATAAEYISEETGIEFREADDHFEAQAAHDAVSEAHGALRTIAGSLNKIANDLRLLASGPRNGLGEIEQPENQPGSSIMPGKINPVVAEAVNQVHKQVVGNDAAVAAGAAEGQIDLNLYKPVLAHNFLQSAELLSNSAEVFAERFVAKLEANEDHCETQVEQSMALATALNPAIGYDKASKVAKKALAEDKTVREVAVDEGYLTEAEADEVLDPEKMTHRGILGDD; this comes from the coding sequence ATGAGCGACGACGACTATCGCACCGAACGGGACAGCCTCGGCGAGATGGAAGTGCCAGCGGACGCGTACTGGGGTGCACAGACTCAGCGTGCGGTGGAGAACTTCCCCATCTCCGGAATCGCGTTCGGACGGCGGTTCGTCCGCGCACTCGGCGTGGTGAAAAAGTCCGCCGCGCAGGCGAACCGAGAGTTGGGACTCGTCGAGGAGGACGTCGCAGACGCCGTCGTCGAGGCGGCGGACGAAGTCATCGCCGGCGAACTCGACGACCAGTTCCCGGTCGACGTCTTCCAGACGGGGTCGGGTACCTCCTCGAACATGAACGCGAACGAGGTCATCGCCAACCGCGCCGCCGAGATTATGGGCGAGGAAGTCGGCGACCGGTCCGTTCACCCGAACGACCACGTCAACTACGGGCAGTCCTCGAACGACGTGATTCCGACGGCGATGCACGTCGCCGCCCTCGAAGCCGTCGTCAAGGACCTCGTCCCCGCGTTGGAGACGCTACGCGACTCCCTCGCGGAGAAAGAAGACGAGTTCGACGGCGTCGTCAAGACCGGTCGGACGCACCTGCAGGACGCTACGCCCGTCCGCCTCGGACAGGAGTTCGGCGGCTACCGGACGCAGGTCGAGAAAGGCATCGAACGCGCAGAGAACGTCCAACCGCACCTCGCGGAACTCGCACTCGGCGGCACCGCTGTCGGAACGGGTCTGAACACCCACCCCGAGTTCCCCGCGACGGCCGCAGAGTACATCTCCGAGGAGACGGGCATCGAGTTCCGCGAGGCCGACGACCACTTCGAGGCGCAGGCGGCCCACGACGCCGTGAGCGAGGCCCACGGTGCGCTTCGAACTATCGCGGGTTCGCTGAACAAGATAGCGAACGACCTGCGCCTCCTCGCCTCCGGGCCGCGAAACGGTCTCGGCGAAATCGAGCAACCCGAGAACCAACCGGGGTCGTCCATCATGCCCGGCAAGATAAATCCGGTCGTCGCCGAGGCGGTCAATCAGGTCCACAAACAGGTCGTCGGCAACGACGCCGCCGTCGCCGCGGGGGCCGCGGAGGGGCAGATAGACCTCAACCTCTACAAACCCGTCCTCGCGCACAACTTCCTTCAGTCGGCGGAACTGCTCTCGAACTCCGCGGAGGTGTTCGCAGAACGGTTCGTCGCGAAACTGGAAGCGAACGAAGACCACTGCGAGACGCAGGTCGAACAGAGCATGGCGCTGGCGACGGCGCTCAACCCCGCCATCGGCTACGACAAGGCGTCTAAGGTCGCGAAGAAAGCGCTCGCAGAAGACAAGACGGTCCGCGAAGTCGCCGTCGACGAGGGCTACCTCACCGAAGCGGAGGCCGACGAGGTTCTCGACCCCGAGAAGATGACCCACCGGGGCATCCTCGGCGACGACTGA
- a CDS encoding ABC transporter substrate-binding protein gives MKENQDADGGVSRRTYIKLSGIVGTTGLVAGCSGGGDEGSTATDSGGENTDGGTETTSGGDGGGDGGNALEIVHWWTAGGEQDALDALLEGFQEEYPDASVNNNPAPGGAGSALDTVIKNRVLNQNPPSTFQIWPGKALTEYVEGDVLRDIGDSVWNEDMRGAYREGVQNLAQPGGSYVAVPINIHRLNNLFYNTAVLDEAGVDPSSISDPGALTDALETISSETDAVPMAHQTQSPWSSVQLWENIFLGYNGVDAYTSLVEGNVSDHEDAVRESLQTLKDYSEYYNGDAGSISWDQANGKVVNGDAAFIHQGDWAAGQYQSADGFEYDSDWSMVPFPGTEGMYSVVTDSFVFPKNNPSPETTRKFLEYCGTVDAQERFNPIKGSIPPRTDVPTDPFGPFLQSQIEEFKNSDSQPPTIAHGTAVTPEVHGNIDEVFASFNEQGNVDSAYSGLENAFSE, from the coding sequence ATGAAGGAAAATCAGGATGCGGACGGCGGGGTCTCCCGTCGGACGTACATCAAGCTGAGCGGTATCGTAGGGACCACAGGACTCGTTGCTGGCTGTTCCGGTGGCGGCGACGAGGGGTCGACGGCGACGGACTCCGGCGGCGAAAACACGGACGGAGGGACCGAGACGACGTCCGGCGGCGACGGCGGCGGCGACGGCGGAAACGCGCTCGAAATCGTCCACTGGTGGACCGCGGGCGGCGAACAGGACGCCCTCGACGCTCTCCTCGAAGGTTTCCAAGAGGAGTATCCGGACGCGAGCGTCAACAACAACCCCGCGCCGGGCGGCGCGGGCTCCGCACTCGACACGGTCATCAAGAACCGCGTCCTCAATCAGAACCCCCCGAGCACCTTCCAGATCTGGCCCGGAAAGGCGCTCACGGAGTACGTCGAGGGCGACGTGCTTCGAGACATCGGCGACTCGGTGTGGAACGAGGACATGCGCGGCGCGTACCGCGAGGGCGTCCAGAACCTCGCGCAACCGGGCGGTAGCTACGTCGCGGTACCCATCAACATCCACCGACTGAACAACCTCTTTTACAACACCGCCGTCCTCGACGAGGCGGGCGTCGATCCGTCGAGCATCTCCGACCCGGGAGCGCTCACGGACGCCCTCGAAACCATCTCCAGCGAGACGGATGCGGTGCCGATGGCTCACCAGACGCAGTCGCCGTGGTCGTCGGTTCAACTGTGGGAGAACATCTTCCTCGGTTACAACGGCGTCGACGCTTACACGTCGCTCGTCGAGGGGAACGTCTCCGACCACGAGGACGCCGTCAGAGAGTCGCTGCAGACGCTCAAAGACTACAGCGAGTACTACAACGGCGACGCGGGCTCTATCTCGTGGGACCAAGCCAACGGGAAAGTCGTCAACGGCGACGCCGCGTTCATCCACCAGGGCGACTGGGCCGCGGGTCAGTACCAGTCTGCCGACGGCTTCGAGTACGATTCGGACTGGAGCATGGTTCCGTTCCCCGGCACCGAGGGGATGTACTCCGTCGTGACGGACTCGTTCGTCTTCCCGAAGAACAACCCGTCGCCGGAGACGACGCGGAAGTTCCTCGAATACTGCGGCACCGTCGACGCCCAAGAGCGGTTCAACCCCATCAAGGGCTCTATCCCGCCGCGGACCGACGTGCCGACGGACCCGTTCGGTCCGTTCCTGCAGTCGCAGATAGAGGAGTTCAAAAACTCCGACAGCCAGCCGCCGACCATCGCGCACGGAACGGCGGTCACGCCGGAAGTCCACGGCAACATCGACGAAGTGTTCGCGAGCTTCAACGAACAGGGTAACGTCGACTCCGCGTACAGCGGCCTCGAAAACGCGTTCTCCGAATAG
- a CDS encoding carbohydrate ABC transporter permease, giving the protein MSNSLFRRLVSRRWGDDSDADGVRTDGGTVTDSPATATQSSRSWRDSEFVRSLPFWLPPALLMGLFVYGAIGWNAIISLTEWEGFGSPDYGNLDFSMYSRMLGDPSFVAAARNTVVLLVVFTVASLLLGLLVAILVDRGIRFENTLRTIYLLPMSLSFVVTAIFWAWMYNPEIGLVNVFLRGIGLDFLTTAWISNPQTKLGAVIFALMWQFSGYCMVVYLAGLRAIPTDQFEAARIDGASTIRMYWRVIIPQLRASTMSAAVVLMVFALKAFDFLYVMFGDTPGPSTDILATMMFRQAFSSSNWAYGAAIATVLFLLALVVIGPYLYVQYKRGDL; this is encoded by the coding sequence ATGTCCAACTCACTATTTCGACGACTCGTGAGCCGTCGGTGGGGGGACGACAGCGACGCGGACGGCGTGCGAACCGACGGCGGCACCGTGACGGACTCGCCCGCGACGGCGACGCAGTCGAGTCGGTCGTGGCGCGACAGCGAGTTCGTCCGGTCGCTTCCGTTCTGGCTCCCGCCGGCGCTTCTGATGGGACTGTTCGTCTACGGCGCCATCGGCTGGAACGCCATCATCTCGCTCACCGAGTGGGAGGGGTTCGGGTCACCCGACTACGGAAATCTCGACTTTTCGATGTACTCGCGGATGCTCGGAGACCCCTCGTTCGTGGCCGCCGCGCGCAACACCGTCGTGTTGCTCGTGGTGTTCACCGTCGCGTCCCTTCTCTTGGGCCTCCTCGTCGCCATCCTCGTCGACCGGGGGATACGGTTCGAGAACACGCTTCGAACCATCTATCTGCTCCCGATGAGCCTCTCTTTCGTCGTGACGGCGATATTCTGGGCGTGGATGTACAACCCCGAAATCGGGCTCGTCAACGTCTTCCTTCGCGGTATCGGCCTCGACTTTCTCACCACGGCGTGGATCAGTAATCCGCAGACCAAACTGGGTGCGGTCATCTTCGCGCTGATGTGGCAGTTCAGCGGCTACTGCATGGTCGTCTACCTCGCCGGTCTGCGGGCCATCCCGACGGACCAGTTCGAGGCGGCCCGCATCGACGGCGCGTCCACGATTCGGATGTACTGGCGCGTCATCATCCCGCAACTGCGGGCGTCGACGATGAGTGCCGCCGTCGTTCTGATGGTGTTCGCGCTGAAGGCGTTCGACTTCCTCTACGTCATGTTCGGCGACACGCCCGGCCCCTCGACGGACATCCTCGCGACGATGATGTTCAGACAGGCGTTCAGCTCCTCGAACTGGGCGTACGGCGCGGCGATAGCCACCGTCCTGTTCCTGTTGGCGTTGGTGGTCATCGGACCGTATCTGTACGTGCAGTACAAGCGAGGTGACCTATGA
- a CDS encoding carbohydrate ABC transporter permease, with translation MSVRDSVRSVGSSRAALYAVLVAMAAFYLAPLESGLMTAIKTQDAFFSTTPFVPPLGEGFTLDPWFEAWSRLQGPLTNFSGAMYNSMFVAVPATVLSGFIGSVAAYGLTNLKWRGQAGVLMLFVAGMFVPYQSVLVPLTRFWSIVGLRDILAGVPFLGSRVGLLQLIVTHTAYGIPICTILFRSYYSGFDDSMLEAARIDGATFTSIYRRIIFPLSKPMFAVVLIYQFTQVWNDFLFALVLVSSPTNEVATIALNKLQGSMVQQYNVQMAAAFVAALPTLLVYVLFGEQFAEGVAGNT, from the coding sequence ATGAGCGTCCGCGACAGCGTTCGGTCGGTCGGTTCCTCGCGCGCGGCGTTGTACGCCGTCCTCGTCGCGATGGCGGCGTTCTACCTCGCGCCGTTGGAGAGCGGTCTCATGACCGCGATAAAGACGCAGGACGCGTTCTTCTCGACGACGCCGTTCGTCCCGCCACTCGGCGAGGGCTTCACCCTCGACCCGTGGTTCGAGGCGTGGAGCCGTCTCCAAGGACCGCTGACGAACTTCTCGGGCGCGATGTACAACAGCATGTTCGTCGCCGTCCCGGCGACGGTGCTGTCGGGGTTCATCGGGTCCGTCGCGGCGTACGGCCTCACGAACCTCAAGTGGCGCGGACAGGCCGGCGTGTTGATGCTGTTCGTCGCGGGGATGTTCGTCCCCTACCAGTCCGTGTTGGTTCCGCTGACTCGGTTCTGGAGCATCGTCGGACTCAGGGACATCCTCGCCGGAGTGCCGTTCCTCGGCAGTCGCGTCGGACTCCTCCAACTCATAGTCACCCACACGGCCTACGGGATTCCCATCTGTACCATCCTGTTTCGGTCGTACTACTCGGGGTTCGACGACTCGATGCTGGAGGCGGCGCGCATCGACGGCGCGACGTTCACGAGCATCTACCGTCGCATCATCTTCCCCCTGTCGAAGCCGATGTTCGCGGTGGTGCTCATCTACCAGTTCACGCAGGTGTGGAACGACTTCCTGTTCGCACTCGTGCTCGTATCGTCGCCGACCAACGAAGTCGCCACCATCGCCCTGAACAAACTGCAGGGGTCGATGGTCCAACAGTACAACGTCCAGATGGCCGCCGCGTTCGTCGCGGCGTTGCCGACGCTTCTGGTGTACGTCCTGTTCGGAGAACAGTTCGCAGAAGGAGTCGCAGGTAACACATAA
- a CDS encoding ABC transporter ATP-binding protein: protein MSELVLDDVTKVFDDGGDDIVAVDEVSIDIADGEFLVLVGPSGCGKSTTLRMIAGLETVSSGEIRLDGEVVNAKPPRDRDIAMVFQSYALYPHMTVRQNMSFGLEESTEKTDDEIDSLVTETGEMLGISPLLDRKPGELSGGQQQRVALGRAIVRDPKVFLMDEPLSNLDAKLRSQMRTELQRLQENLDVTTVYVTHDQTEAMTMGDRIAILNDGVLQQVATPLEAYHQPANLFVAGFIGEPSMNFFETELQGDRLTCDAFEYPLSQETLDAIGDATRVTLGIRPEDVAIVDSESASARHDFDTVVDVVEPMGNENNVYLSFASADTGEGTTVGSQIDSDNVSFVATIDGMRSLEGGRSVVARFPESAVHLFDTQSGRTLKNRSLDELEETEPRL, encoded by the coding sequence ATGTCAGAACTCGTATTAGACGACGTCACGAAAGTGTTCGACGACGGCGGAGACGACATCGTCGCGGTGGACGAGGTGTCCATCGACATCGCGGACGGTGAGTTTCTCGTCCTCGTCGGCCCCTCGGGGTGTGGGAAGTCGACTACTCTCCGCATGATTGCGGGGTTAGAGACGGTTTCGAGCGGCGAGATTCGCCTCGACGGTGAGGTGGTCAACGCGAAACCGCCGCGGGACCGAGACATCGCGATGGTGTTCCAGTCGTACGCCCTCTACCCGCACATGACCGTCCGGCAGAACATGAGCTTCGGGCTGGAAGAATCGACGGAGAAGACCGACGACGAGATAGACTCGCTCGTCACCGAGACGGGCGAGATGCTCGGCATCTCGCCGCTTTTGGACCGAAAGCCCGGCGAACTCTCCGGCGGGCAACAACAGCGAGTCGCCCTCGGGCGCGCAATCGTCCGCGACCCGAAGGTGTTCTTGATGGACGAACCGCTCTCGAACCTCGACGCGAAACTCCGCTCGCAGATGCGGACCGAACTGCAGCGACTCCAAGAGAACCTCGACGTCACCACCGTCTACGTCACGCACGACCAGACGGAGGCGATGACGATGGGCGACCGAATCGCCATCCTCAACGACGGGGTGCTCCAACAGGTGGCGACACCGCTCGAAGCGTACCACCAACCCGCGAACCTGTTCGTCGCGGGCTTCATCGGCGAACCGTCGATGAACTTCTTCGAGACGGAGTTACAGGGCGACCGACTGACGTGCGACGCGTTCGAGTACCCCCTCTCCCAGGAGACGCTGGACGCAATCGGCGACGCGACGCGCGTCACGCTCGGAATCCGGCCCGAAGACGTGGCAATCGTCGATTCGGAGTCGGCGTCGGCCCGCCACGACTTCGACACCGTCGTGGACGTGGTCGAACCGATGGGTAACGAGAACAACGTCTACCTCTCCTTTGCGTCCGCCGACACCGGCGAGGGTACCACGGTGGGGAGCCAGATCGACTCGGACAACGTCAGCTTCGTCGCGACGATAGACGGGATGCGCTCTCTGGAGGGCGGCCGGTCCGTCGTCGCGCGCTTCCCCGAGTCGGCGGTTCACCTCTTCGACACGCAGAGCGGTCGCACGCTGAAGAACCGCTCTCTCGACGAACTCGAAGAGACCGAACCGCGGCTCTGA
- a CDS encoding BolA family protein, with amino-acid sequence MDTAEVERLIEAGIADAEATVTLPRMPDEEHEDAHFAAVVVSPAFEGKSLVQQHQMVYDALGDAMTTDIHALEMKTYTPDEYEGRE; translated from the coding sequence ATGGACACCGCCGAAGTCGAACGTCTCATCGAAGCGGGCATCGCGGACGCCGAAGCGACGGTGACGTTACCGCGGATGCCGGACGAAGAACACGAGGACGCGCACTTCGCCGCCGTCGTCGTCTCGCCGGCGTTCGAAGGGAAGTCGCTCGTACAACAGCACCAGATGGTGTACGACGCGCTCGGCGACGCGATGACGACGGACATCCACGCCTTGGAGATGAAGACGTACACGCCCGACGAGTACGAGGGACGCGAGTAA
- a CDS encoding HhH-GPD family protein, whose amino-acid sequence MTDGDERSSSTHRTASGDVDADAPADDDAPALPDEDVDAVREALVGWYGESHRDFPWRRTDDPYEILVSEVMSQQTQLGRVVEAWEAFVDRWPTAAALASADRSDVVSFWTDHSLGYNNRAKYLHEAAGQVQTEFDGEFPETPAELSELMGVGPYTANAVASFAFNNGDAVVDTNVKRVLYRAFDVPDDDRTFERVASNLMPDDESRVWNNAIMELGGVACGKTPRCDEEGCPWRRWCRAYETGDFTAPDVPTQPTFEGSRRQFRGRIVRTLGEYDELTVDELGPRIRVDYAPDGEHGREWLRGLLSDLADDGLVDVVERDGESAARLRR is encoded by the coding sequence ATGACCGACGGCGACGAACGAAGTTCGTCGACCCACCGGACCGCGTCTGGTGACGTCGACGCGGACGCCCCCGCAGACGACGACGCGCCCGCCCTCCCGGACGAGGACGTGGACGCCGTCCGCGAGGCACTCGTCGGATGGTACGGGGAGAGCCACCGTGACTTCCCGTGGCGGCGGACGGACGACCCCTACGAGATTCTCGTCTCGGAGGTGATGAGCCAACAGACGCAACTGGGACGCGTCGTCGAGGCGTGGGAGGCGTTCGTAGACCGGTGGCCGACGGCCGCGGCCCTCGCGTCGGCCGACCGAAGCGACGTGGTCTCCTTTTGGACCGACCACTCTCTGGGGTACAACAACCGCGCGAAGTACCTCCACGAGGCCGCCGGACAGGTCCAAACCGAGTTCGACGGCGAGTTCCCGGAGACGCCCGCGGAACTGTCGGAACTCATGGGCGTCGGCCCCTACACCGCGAACGCCGTCGCCTCCTTCGCGTTCAACAACGGCGACGCGGTGGTAGATACGAACGTCAAGCGAGTTCTCTACCGCGCCTTCGACGTCCCCGACGACGACCGTACGTTCGAGCGAGTCGCCTCAAATCTCATGCCCGATGACGAATCGCGCGTCTGGAACAACGCCATCATGGAACTCGGCGGCGTCGCCTGCGGGAAGACACCCCGGTGCGACGAGGAAGGCTGTCCGTGGCGGCGGTGGTGTCGCGCCTACGAGACGGGAGATTTCACCGCGCCGGACGTTCCGACGCAACCCACGTTCGAAGGAAGCCGCCGGCAGTTCCGAGGGCGCATCGTTCGGACGCTCGGCGAGTACGACGAACTGACGGTAGACGAACTCGGACCGCGGATTCGAGTCGATTACGCGCCCGACGGCGAACACGGACGCGAGTGGCTCCGGGGACTGCTCTCCGACCTGGCCGACGACGGACTGGTCGACGTCGTCGAACGCGACGGAGAGAGCGCCGCGCGACTGCGCCGGTGA